A window of the Nibribacter ruber genome harbors these coding sequences:
- a CDS encoding SDR family oxidoreductase, whose product MEKRILVTGATGTVGNETVKALSAMGAHVRAGLRSVVKGENLKRLPGVEVVEIDFSRPATLTAAFTGIDTSFLITPFDEHQVEMAKQLIDAAQKAGVRHVVRLSASGAEAEPGIQLGRWHREAEQYLEAAHLHYTHLRPTSFMQNFVNQHAQSIQEENAFYLPLGNGRVTYIDVRDIAAVAASILLHPEGHDGMAYTLTGAEALSGDEVASALSQATGRAISYVDVPEEAARNAMQQHQLPAWMIDSLLELNGICKANYASGTTDTVQEITGRPPHTFADFAETYKACF is encoded by the coding sequence ATGGAAAAGAGAATATTAGTAACCGGTGCCACTGGCACCGTGGGAAATGAAACGGTAAAAGCCCTTTCTGCCATGGGCGCGCACGTACGGGCCGGCCTCAGGTCTGTGGTGAAGGGCGAGAACCTCAAACGCCTGCCCGGGGTAGAAGTGGTGGAGATTGATTTTAGCCGACCTGCCACCCTTACCGCTGCTTTTACCGGCATTGACACTTCTTTCTTGATTACGCCTTTTGACGAGCATCAGGTAGAGATGGCCAAACAGTTGATTGACGCGGCGCAGAAGGCAGGGGTGCGGCACGTGGTGCGGCTGTCGGCGAGTGGGGCAGAAGCTGAGCCGGGCATCCAACTGGGCAGATGGCACCGCGAAGCGGAACAGTATCTGGAGGCTGCGCATCTTCATTATACCCACCTGCGGCCCACGTCTTTCATGCAGAACTTTGTGAACCAGCACGCGCAGAGCATTCAGGAAGAAAATGCCTTTTACCTGCCTCTGGGCAACGGCCGTGTGACCTACATTGACGTGCGGGACATTGCCGCGGTGGCCGCCAGCATACTGTTGCATCCAGAAGGGCATGACGGCATGGCCTATACACTTACCGGTGCAGAGGCGCTGTCTGGTGATGAGGTTGCCAGCGCTTTGTCACAGGCCACGGGCAGAGCCATTTCTTATGTAGACGTACCCGAGGAGGCCGCCCGAAATGCCATGCAGCAGCACCAATTGCCGGCCTGGATGATTGACAGCCTGTTGGAGTTGAACGGCATCTGCAAAGCCAATTACGCTTCCGGCACCACAGACACTGTGCAGGAAATCACTGGCAGACCGCCCCATACCTTCGCAGATTTCGCGGAGACCTATAAAGCCTGCTTCTAA
- a CDS encoding SdiA-regulated/phytase-like domain-containing protein → MTLKDKVLELTAGLCLLAVVACDSGNAKNEAATEDGSSKKEKKKDKNSATDGFTISTAYELTEVSKMGKKTVPESSGLEASSDGNFWTHPDAGNDAVLYKVNLSGELLETITLQGAHNTDWEDITRGQDGFLYLGDMGNNENTRRDLQIIKVDEKGKKVVGTIPFKYADQTEFPPAKQDLNFDVEGFFLQGNAFYLFTKNRGKGNDWVKLYKVNNQTGAAQTVAPLDSLEVNTKITAADISPDGKHVALLGEEWVYLFDISSPDQVFKGTKHQIKIDKTGQAEGLIFTNNTDMLISNEKGKLFQLKAR, encoded by the coding sequence ATGACCTTAAAAGATAAAGTGCTTGAACTAACCGCCGGCCTCTGCCTCTTGGCAGTGGTGGCCTGTGACTCGGGCAACGCCAAAAATGAAGCAGCCACAGAAGACGGTTCCAGCAAGAAAGAGAAGAAAAAAGACAAGAACTCCGCCACAGACGGCTTTACAATAAGCACCGCCTATGAACTCACCGAGGTGAGCAAGATGGGCAAGAAAACCGTCCCTGAAAGCTCTGGCCTGGAAGCCTCTTCTGATGGAAATTTCTGGACCCACCCAGACGCCGGCAATGACGCGGTGCTGTACAAAGTAAACCTCTCCGGCGAGCTGCTGGAAACCATTACCCTGCAAGGAGCCCATAACACAGACTGGGAGGACATAACCCGCGGCCAAGACGGCTTCCTGTACCTGGGTGACATGGGCAACAATGAAAACACCCGGCGAGACCTACAGATTATCAAGGTAGACGAAAAGGGCAAAAAAGTGGTGGGCACCATCCCGTTCAAATACGCAGACCAAACCGAATTTCCGCCGGCAAAGCAAGACCTGAACTTTGATGTAGAGGGTTTCTTTCTGCAAGGCAACGCGTTCTACCTGTTCACTAAAAACAGAGGCAAGGGCAATGACTGGGTGAAACTCTACAAAGTGAACAATCAAACCGGCGCGGCCCAAACTGTGGCTCCCTTAGACAGCCTTGAGGTGAATACCAAAATCACGGCGGCAGACATTTCGCCAGATGGCAAGCATGTGGCTCTGCTGGGTGAAGAGTGGGTATACTTGTTTGACATCAGTAGCCCAGACCAGGTGTTTAAAGGCACCAAGCACCAGATTAAAATAGACAAAACGGGACAGGCCGAGGGCTTGATTTTTACCAACAACACAGACATGCTCATCAGCAATGAGAAGGGCAAACTCTTTCAGCTGAAGGCCAGGTAA